Proteins encoded together in one Kutzneria kofuensis window:
- a CDS encoding ESX secretion-associated protein EspG: MQSVRWRLTPLQFDFVWEGLGVGELPFPFQVRSHGQDDVERSHLRRRAALELRSMGLTRGDDLDPELTDALTALVRNDYLLDSVWLPLEPAAVSPVRTIAARTGHRATLAVQLPGDTEHTGGDVLLTDIPSEAMVPAVVAELPPAPPGRHPALSVPVAQRNQPRQDDYDGGVMVASSQGYDRASRERQAVEQLTTARHLRAGELGATFRDQQGRKVRSGVLRWFDNVDDGRYLMVHEQDYGGERVIVQPADANAIGQRLHNLR; this comes from the coding sequence ATGCAGAGTGTGCGTTGGCGGCTCACGCCGCTGCAGTTCGACTTCGTGTGGGAGGGCCTGGGGGTGGGCGAACTGCCCTTCCCGTTCCAGGTCCGCTCGCACGGCCAGGACGACGTGGAGCGCTCGCACCTGCGCCGCCGGGCGGCGCTGGAGCTGCGCTCGATGGGCCTGACCCGGGGCGACGACCTTGATCCGGAGCTCACGGACGCGCTGACGGCGTTGGTGCGCAACGACTACCTGCTGGACTCGGTCTGGCTGCCGCTGGAACCGGCCGCGGTGTCGCCGGTACGCACGATCGCGGCCCGCACGGGCCATCGAGCGACGCTGGCAGTGCAGCTGCCGGGCGACACCGAGCACACGGGCGGCGACGTGCTGCTGACGGACATCCCGTCGGAGGCGATGGTGCCGGCGGTGGTGGCGGAGCTTCCGCCGGCGCCGCCGGGCCGCCACCCGGCGCTGTCGGTGCCGGTGGCGCAGCGCAACCAGCCTCGCCAGGACGACTACGACGGCGGCGTGATGGTGGCGTCCTCGCAGGGCTACGACCGCGCCAGCCGGGAGCGCCAGGCGGTGGAGCAGCTGACCACGGCCCGGCACCTGCGCGCGGGCGAGCTCGGCGCGACGTTCCGCGACCAGCAGGGCCGCAAGGTCCGCTCCGGCGTGCTGCGCTGGTTCGACAACGTGGACGACGGCCGCTACCTGATGGTCCACGAGCAGGACTACGGCGGCGAGCGCGTGATCGTGCAGCCGGCCGACGCGAACGCGATCGGCCAGCGGCTGCACAACCTGCGTTAG
- a CDS encoding glutamate mutase L, producing MSTLLCLDIGSTWTKGALVTENGTLVGTAQHPTTPPEVLDGIASVTTRLDAQGLPVLACSSAGGGLRLAVVGQERLVSAEAGYRVALSAGAKIVHVVAGQLDGAAIRELRATRPDLVLLAGGTDGGDRSVLLHNAKRIAANRLRPPIVLAGNADARAEAKALLQETGRTVVATDNVLPDVGELAPGPARAAIRELFLRHVIGGKGLSKGNTFRNLVKAVTPDAVLGGVSRLAAILAAREAGAVLVVDVGGATTDVYSAVSTVDENAMERTVALPADRRTVEGDLGMRWSAPGIVAEAKAERLESNQDLADEAQYRSANVDWIPEDDHGRDVDATLAGLAAVLAVRRHLRLVDGQLGPKGAGLLVLSGGVFRHATPERLQAIEDRLRADPVLRPVLRNADVTVDRRYVLAPAGLLADAGRTKTADALLANHFSA from the coding sequence ATGAGCACGCTGCTGTGCCTGGACATCGGTTCCACCTGGACCAAGGGTGCCCTGGTCACCGAGAACGGGACTTTGGTGGGGACGGCGCAACATCCCACCACTCCGCCGGAAGTGTTGGATGGGATTGCATCCGTCACCACCCGTTTGGACGCTCAAGGTCTGCCGGTGTTGGCCTGTTCGAGTGCGGGCGGTGGTCTCCGGCTGGCGGTGGTGGGCCAGGAACGGTTGGTGAGCGCGGAAGCCGGCTACCGGGTGGCGCTGTCCGCGGGCGCCAAGATCGTTCATGTTGTTGCGGGGCAACTGGATGGCGCCGCGATTCGTGAACTTCGTGCCACGCGGCCGGATCTGGTGCTGCTCGCCGGCGGCACCGACGGCGGCGACCGTAGCGTGCTGCTGCACAACGCGAAGCGCATCGCGGCCAACCGGCTGCGGCCGCCGATCGTGTTGGCGGGCAACGCGGATGCCCGCGCGGAGGCGAAGGCGCTGCTGCAGGAGACCGGCCGCACGGTGGTGGCGACGGACAACGTCCTGCCGGACGTGGGCGAGCTGGCGCCGGGACCCGCCCGCGCGGCGATCCGCGAACTGTTTCTACGGCACGTTATCGGCGGCAAGGGACTGTCCAAAGGCAACACGTTCCGCAACCTGGTCAAGGCCGTGACCCCGGACGCGGTGCTCGGCGGCGTCTCGCGCCTGGCGGCGATCCTGGCCGCACGCGAGGCGGGCGCCGTTCTGGTGGTCGACGTCGGCGGTGCGACGACGGACGTCTACTCGGCTGTATCCACTGTGGACGAGAACGCGATGGAACGCACGGTGGCGTTGCCGGCGGACCGCCGCACGGTCGAAGGTGACCTCGGCATGCGCTGGTCGGCTCCGGGCATCGTGGCCGAGGCGAAGGCGGAACGCCTTGAATCTAACCAAGATCTAGCCGACGAAGCGCAATACCGATCGGCCAATGTGGACTGGATTCCCGAGGACGATCACGGCCGCGACGTGGACGCGACGCTGGCCGGACTCGCCGCGGTGCTGGCGGTTCGCCGGCACCTGCGGCTCGTCGACGGGCAGCTCGGTCCCAAGGGTGCGGGCCTGCTTGTGTTGTCCGGCGGCGTCTTCCGGCACGCCACACCGGAACGCCTGCAAGCGATCGAGGACCGGCTGCGCGCGGATCCGGTGCTACGCCCGGTATTGCGCAACGCTGACGTCACCGTCGACCGCCGTTACGTGCTGGCACCGGCGGGCCTGCTCGCCGACGCCGGTCGTACCAAGACAGCGGATGCCTTGCTCGCCAACCACTTCAGTGCTTGA